In Cololabis saira isolate AMF1-May2022 chromosome 10, fColSai1.1, whole genome shotgun sequence, a single window of DNA contains:
- the LOC133451792 gene encoding zinc finger protein OZF-like, producing the protein MSGTSVSGTMSGLQQLRALVAQRLAAAAEEILQLVERAVLEQRDQLLLDRYRDRGRDRDRPGDGKPSPAREAAWSRGAAHADAGCLHGDGQEAESPVVKQEEESEGGGAPLEELKSEQPDADSEDAVELEVELEEELEEDDAQPSTSCEGGEAPPSGAGGEGGGGAISCKVCGMTFSYHGSLRNHAEVHGEDERRRCGVCGAPQPDRRSLLEHLQTHLKIHACGFCSKTFRRRVELEVHTRTHTGEKPFGCRVCGKRFSRKSNMEIHMRTHTGEKPHRCHVCGKRFNITSSMIRHLRTHSGEKPYSCRVCRKAFAASSDMKIHLRTHTGERPYGCPVCGKRFMLSTPLKYHMKHHTEERPYCCSRCNRSFSDVYTLRRHMRTQDCKRKTFVHLDATGAAPPD; encoded by the exons ATGTCCGGTACCAGCGTGTCCGGGACCATGTCCGGCCTGCAGCAGCTGCGGGCCCTGGTGGCGCAGCGCCTGGCCGCGGCGGCGGAGGAGATCCTGCAGCTGGTGGAGCGGGCGGTGCTGGAGCAGCGGGaccagctgctgctggaccGGTACCGGGACCGGggccgggaccgggaccggccCGGGGACGGGAAGCCCAGTCCGGCCCGGGAGGCGGCctggagccgcggagccgcgcACGCAG ATGCTGggtgtctccatggtgacgggCAGGAGGCGGAGTCTCCGGTGgtgaagcaggaggaggagtCGGAGGGGGGCGGCGCTCCTCTGGAGGAGCTGAAGAGCGAGCAGCCGGACGCCGACTCCGAGGACGCCGTGGAGCTggaggtggagctggaggaggagctggaggaggacgaCGCCCAGCCCAGCACTTCCTGTGAGGGTGGCGAGGCCCCGCCTTCTGGGGCGGGCGGCGagggagggggcggagccatCTCCTGCAAGGTGTGTGGGATGACGTTCAGCTACCACGGCTCGCTCCGGAACCACGCCGAAGTCCACGGCGAGGACGAGCGGCGGCGCTGCGGCGTGTGCGGTGCGCCGCAGCCCGACCGCCGCAGCCTGCTGGAGCACCTGCAGACGCACCTCAAGATCCACGCCTGCGGCTTCTGCAGCAAGACGTTCCGGCGACGCGTGGAGCTGGAGGtgcacacgcgcacgcacacgggcgagaagcccttcGGCTGCCGCGTCTGCGGCAAGCGCTTCAGCCGCAAGAGCAACATGGAGATCCACATGcgcacgcacacgggcgagaagccgcaCCGCTGCCACGTGTGCGGCAAGCGCTTCAACATCACGTCCTCCATGATCCGCCACCTGCGCACGCACTCGGGTGAGAAGCCCTACAGCTGCCGCGTCTGCCGCAAGGCCTTCGCCGCCAGCTCCGACATGAAGATTCACCTGcgcacgcacacgggcgagcgGCCGTACGGCTGCCCCGTCTGCGGCAAGCGCTTCATGCTCAGCACGCCGCTCAAGTACCACATGAAGCACCACACGGAGGAGCGGCCGTACTGCTGCAGCCGCTGCAACCGCAGCTTCAGCGACGTGTACACGCTGCGCCGCCACATGAGGACGCAGGACTGCAAGAGGAAGACCTTCGTCCACCTCGATGCCACCGGCGCCGCGCCGCCGGACTGA